One segment of Solanum lycopersicum chromosome 1, SLM_r2.1 DNA contains the following:
- the CCD7 gene encoding carotenoid cleavage dioxygenase 7: MDLQFVSLPPNSKTKAKMQAKACHNINNIPPKLLPPAKLPSTVAMSPSQLTLPSHVARAITITTSPTHEVYTPEIDDTVTAYWDYQFLFVSQRSEATEPVSLRVVEGSIPSDFPSGTYYLTGPGLFADDHGSTVHPLDGHGYLRTFEIDGSTGQVKFMARYIETEAQTEERDPVSGKWRFTHRGPFSVLKGGKMVGNTKVMKNVANTSVLQWGGRLFCLWEGGDPYEIDSKTLNTLGKFELIKNSDQVLEDKKISHSDFLDVAAQLLKPILYGVFKMSPKRLLSHYKIDTRRNRLLIMSCNAEDMLLPRSNFTFYEFDSNFQLLQSQEFEIPDHLMIHDWAFTDTHYILFGNRIKLDIPGSMTAVCGLSPMISALSVNPSKPTSPIYLLPRFRNNNVERDWRKPIEAPSQMWVLHVGNAFEEIDEQNGNLNIQIQASGCSYQWFNFQKMFGYDWQSGKLDPSMMNVEEGEEKLLPHLVQVCINLDKKGNCTKCSVNDLNPEWNKAADFPAMNPEFSGRKNRYIYAATCTGSRQALPHFPFDAVVKLNAVDKSVQKWSAGRRRFIGEPVFIPRGTNKEDDGYLLVVEYAVSTQRCYLVILDAQKIGEKNEVVARLEVPRHLNFPLGFHGFWAPTNSSLANLQKIESKCKNSWSMMKDNMVKLGQ; the protein is encoded by the exons ATGGATCTTCAATTTGTATCACTACCACCCAACTCTAAAACAAAAGCCAAAATGCAGGCCAAAGCTTGccataatattaacaatattcCTCCAAAACTCTTGCCACCGGCTAAACTGCCGTCCACGGTGGCGATGAGCCCGAGCCAATTAACATTGCCTAGCCACGTGGCGCGAGCCATAACGATCACCACGTCCCCAACTCATGAAGTTTACACACCAGAAATCGATGACACAGTTACTGCCTATTGGGATTACCAATTCCTTTTCGTGTCCCAACGTTCTGAAGCTACCGAACCCGTTTCACTTCGGGTCGTGGAAGGATCCATACCATCCGATTTCCCTTCCGGTACGTATTACCTCACCGGGCCGGGCCTATTCGCGGATGATCATGGTTCCACGGTGCACCCTCTAGACGGACACGGCTACTTAAGGACATTTGAAATTGATGGTAGTACGGGTCAGGTTAAGTTTATGGCTAGGTACATTGAAACGGAGGCTCAGACTGAGGAGCGGGACCCGGTGAGTGGAAAGTGGAGGTTCACTCACCGGGGCCCGTTTTCGGTACTGAAAGGAGGGAAGATGGTTGGTAATACGAAAGTTATGAAGAATGTGGCGAATACTAGTGTGTTACAATGGGGTGGTAGGTTGTTTTGTTTGTGGGAAGGTGGTGATCCTTATGAAATTGATTCTAAAACTTTGAAtacacttggaaaatttgaattaattaagaaCTCTGATCAAGTAttagaagataaaaaaattagtcaTAGTGATTTTTTGGATGTTGCTGCTCAGCTATTGAAGCCTATATTATATG GGGTGTTTAAAATGTCTCCAAAGAGATTGTTATCTCATTACAAGATTGATACTCGTAGAAACAGACTTTTAATCATGTCATGCAACGCAGAGGATATGTTGCTCCCTAGGagtaattttacattttatg aATTTGATTCCAATTTCCAGCTACTACAAAGCCAAGAATTCGAGATCCCAGATCATTTAATGATACATGATTGGGCTTTTACTGATACTCACTATATATTGTTCGGCAACCGCATCAAACTCGATATCCCCG GATCAATGACAGCAGTATGTGGGCTTTCTCCAATGATATCAGCATTATCAGTAAATCCAAGCAAACCAACATCTCCAATTTATTTGCTGCCTAGATTTCGTAACAATAATGTAGAAAGAGATTGGAGAAAACCTATAGAAGCTCCTTCACAAATGTGGGTGTTACATGTTGGAAATGCTTTTGAAGAAATTGATGAACAAAATGGAAATCTAAACATACAAATTCAGGCTTCTGGTTGCTCTTACCAATGGTTCAATTTCCAAAAAATGTTTG gCTATGATTGGCAAAGTGGTAAACTTGATCCTTCCATGATGAATgtagaagaaggagaagaaaagcTATTGCCTCACTTAGTTCAG GTATGTATAAACTTAGATAAAAAAGGGAATTGCACAAAATGTTCAGTAAATGATCTAAATCCTGAATGGAACAAAGCAGCAGATTTTCCAGCGATGAATCCAGAATTTTCAGGCAGAAAAAACAGATATATTTATGCAGCAACATGTACAGGTTCACGTCAAGCGCTACCCCATTTTCCTTTTGACGCAGTCGTGAAATTAAACGCGGTTGATAAATCAGTCCAAAAGTGGTCAGCTGGTAGAAGAAGATTCATTGGTGAACCTGTTTTTATTCCAAGAGGAACTAATAAAGAGGATGATGGATACCTTCTTGTGGTTGAA TATGCAGTGTCAACACAAAGGTGTTATCTTGTAATTTTGGATGCACAAAAAATTGGAGAGAAGAATGAAGTAGTTGCAAGACTTGAAGTCCCAAGACATTTGAATTTTCCTCTTGGTTTTCATGGCTTTTGGGCTCCTACCAACTCTAGCCTAGCCAATCTACAAAAAATTGAATCCAAGTGTAAAAACTCTTGGTCAATGATGAAGGATAACATGGTTAAACTTggacaataa